From Methylopila sp. M107, a single genomic window includes:
- a CDS encoding GntR family transcriptional regulator, giving the protein MRTPQRPSAVADPNGSLSLERFAPEQTYKTKVYAALKQAIVAMDIYSSPEQSWLDERQLSEKLGVSRTPVREAVAMLEQEGFLKSMPRRGIMVLKKTRREVIEMIQAWAALESMAVRLATERASDADIAELRHLFDSFDEAHKPADFLSEYSAANIEFHQTLVKLSGSDVLADITSNILMHVRGIRQITIGRDDRITRSMADHLAIIEALERRDADAAERLSRDHTLGLAKYVEDHGDIFD; this is encoded by the coding sequence TTGAGAACCCCTCAGCGCCCGTCGGCCGTAGCCGATCCGAACGGCTCTCTGAGCCTGGAGCGCTTCGCGCCGGAGCAGACCTACAAGACCAAGGTGTACGCCGCCTTGAAGCAGGCGATCGTGGCGATGGACATCTATTCGTCGCCCGAGCAGTCCTGGCTCGACGAGCGCCAGCTCTCCGAGAAGCTCGGGGTCAGCCGCACGCCTGTCCGCGAGGCGGTGGCGATGCTGGAGCAGGAGGGCTTCCTGAAGTCGATGCCCCGCCGCGGCATCATGGTGCTGAAGAAAACCCGCCGAGAGGTCATCGAGATGATCCAGGCCTGGGCCGCGCTGGAGAGCATGGCGGTCCGGCTCGCGACGGAGCGCGCCTCAGACGCGGACATCGCCGAACTCCGCCATCTGTTCGACAGCTTCGACGAAGCGCACAAGCCGGCGGACTTCCTGAGCGAATATTCCGCAGCCAACATCGAGTTCCACCAGACTCTCGTGAAGCTTTCGGGCTCCGACGTGCTGGCCGACATCACATCGAACATCCTGATGCATGTGCGCGGCATCCGGCAGATCACGATCGGCCGGGACGATCGCATTACGCGGTCTATGGCCGACCATCTCGCCATCATCGAGGCGCTGGAACGCCGCGACGCCGACGCCGCGGAGCGCCTGTCGCGCGACCACACGCTCGGACTCGCCAAATATGTCGAGGACCACGGCGACATC
- a CDS encoding acetate--CoA ligase family protein: MTVTPIAQAARTSPAGDEAATVRKVLDAVRADGRTALTAPEAKIVCDAYAIPLPKEGLATSADQAVRLASSIGYPVVMKIVSADILHKTDAGGVIVGVKADGEARAAFDQILANARRYKADAKIEGVQIQQMLPSGAIETLVGAITDPSFGKLIAFGLGGVLVEVLKDLTFRLAPVSHEQALEMIGSIKAQEMLNGVRGSKAVNREALADILVNVSALLADFPEIEELDLNPVFATERFATAVDARIVCNFEARTERFRPDEAAIVTSMNRIFHPKAVAVIGASNEVGKIGNSVMKNLINGGYKGVIVPVHPKADVIEGKKAYKSILDYDGEIDVAVFAVPAKFCNGAMDEVGRKGVPGAVMIPSGFAEANEPELQEELLATARKHNVRIMGPNIYGFYYTPENLCATFCTAFDVKGKAALSSQSGGVGMSIIGFARSTKMGVSSIVGLGNKSDLDEDDLLTFFEQDPNTDLIAMHCEDLKDGRAFAEVASRVSKKKPVIVLKAGRTAYGAKAAASHTGALAGNDKIYDDVLKAAGVIRAPSLRSMLEYARGVQVLPAPKGENVLIITGAGGSGVLLSDACFDNGLTLMKMPDDLDAAFRKFIPPFGAAGNPVDITGGEPPITYQNTVRLGLEDDRIHALILGYWHTIVTPPLVFADKMIEVVTEARAKGIDKPIVASLVGDVEVEAACEKLYDHGIVAYPYTTETPVEVLGAKYKWARAAGLLQS, encoded by the coding sequence ATGACCGTGACCCCGATCGCCCAGGCCGCGCGTACCTCTCCCGCCGGAGACGAAGCCGCTACCGTTCGCAAGGTTCTCGACGCCGTGCGCGCCGACGGCCGGACGGCGCTCACCGCGCCGGAAGCCAAGATCGTCTGCGACGCCTACGCCATTCCGCTGCCGAAGGAGGGCCTCGCGACCTCCGCCGATCAGGCGGTGCGGCTCGCCTCTTCGATCGGCTACCCGGTCGTGATGAAGATCGTTTCGGCCGACATCCTGCACAAGACGGACGCCGGCGGCGTCATCGTCGGCGTCAAGGCCGACGGGGAGGCGAGGGCGGCGTTCGACCAGATCCTCGCCAACGCCCGCCGCTATAAGGCCGACGCCAAGATCGAGGGCGTCCAGATCCAGCAGATGCTGCCCTCGGGCGCGATCGAGACGCTGGTCGGCGCCATCACCGACCCGTCCTTCGGCAAGCTGATCGCCTTCGGCCTCGGCGGCGTGCTGGTCGAGGTCCTGAAGGATCTCACCTTCCGCCTCGCGCCGGTCAGCCACGAACAGGCGCTGGAGATGATCGGCTCTATCAAGGCGCAGGAGATGCTGAACGGCGTGCGCGGCTCGAAAGCCGTCAACCGCGAGGCGCTCGCCGACATCCTGGTCAACGTCTCGGCGCTGCTCGCCGACTTCCCCGAGATCGAGGAGCTCGACCTCAACCCGGTGTTCGCGACCGAGCGCTTCGCGACCGCGGTGGACGCCCGCATCGTCTGCAATTTCGAGGCGCGGACAGAGCGCTTCCGCCCCGACGAGGCGGCGATCGTCACCTCTATGAACCGCATCTTCCATCCGAAGGCGGTCGCCGTGATCGGGGCCTCCAACGAGGTCGGCAAGATCGGCAACTCGGTGATGAAAAACCTCATCAACGGCGGCTACAAGGGCGTGATCGTGCCCGTGCATCCGAAGGCCGACGTGATCGAGGGCAAGAAGGCCTACAAGTCGATTCTCGACTATGACGGCGAGATCGACGTCGCGGTGTTCGCGGTGCCGGCGAAGTTCTGCAACGGCGCGATGGACGAGGTCGGCCGCAAGGGGGTTCCCGGCGCGGTGATGATCCCGTCGGGCTTCGCGGAAGCGAACGAGCCGGAGCTGCAGGAAGAGCTGCTCGCCACCGCCCGCAAGCACAATGTCCGGATCATGGGTCCGAACATCTACGGCTTCTACTACACGCCCGAAAACCTCTGCGCGACCTTCTGCACGGCGTTCGACGTGAAGGGCAAGGCGGCGCTGTCGTCCCAGTCCGGCGGCGTCGGCATGTCGATCATCGGCTTCGCCCGCTCGACCAAGATGGGCGTCTCCTCGATCGTCGGCCTCGGCAACAAGTCCGATCTCGACGAGGACGATCTGCTCACCTTCTTTGAGCAGGACCCGAACACCGACCTGATCGCCATGCACTGCGAGGATCTGAAGGACGGCCGCGCCTTCGCCGAGGTCGCGAGCCGCGTCTCGAAGAAGAAGCCGGTGATCGTGCTGAAGGCCGGCCGCACGGCCTATGGCGCGAAGGCGGCGGCGAGCCACACCGGCGCGCTCGCGGGCAACGATAAGATTTATGACGACGTGCTGAAGGCCGCCGGCGTGATCCGCGCGCCCTCGCTCCGCTCGATGCTGGAATACGCCCGCGGCGTGCAGGTGCTTCCGGCGCCCAAGGGCGAGAACGTGCTCATCATCACGGGCGCGGGCGGTTCCGGCGTCCTGCTCTCGGACGCCTGCTTCGACAACGGCCTGACGCTGATGAAGATGCCGGACGACCTCGACGCGGCGTTCCGCAAGTTCATCCCGCCCTTCGGCGCTGCCGGCAACCCGGTCGACATCACCGGCGGCGAACCGCCGATCACCTACCAGAACACGGTCCGGCTCGGCCTCGAGGATGACCGCATCCATGCGCTCATCCTCGGCTACTGGCACACCATCGTCACGCCGCCGCTCGTGTTCGCCGACAAGATGATCGAGGTGGTGACGGAAGCGCGCGCCAAGGGCATCGACAAGCCGATCGTGGCGTCGCTCGTCGGCGACGTCGAGGTCGAGGCGGCCTGCGAGAAGCTGTACGACCACGGTATCGTGGCCTATCCGTATACCACCGAGACGCCCGTGGAAGTGCTTGGCGCCAAATACAAATGGGCCCGGGCGGCGGGTCTCCTGCAAAGCTGA
- the oxlT gene encoding oxalate/formate MFS antiporter, which translates to MGTLTESARPHERASDAYRWTQLAVGVICMVMIANLQYGWTFFVTDIEQKFGWDRASIQWAFTLFVLFETWLVPVEGWFVDQFGPRVVVIFGGVLCGVGWVVNGMAESLSALYAGQIIAGIGAGAVYGTCVGNALKWFPDKRGLAAGITAAGFGAGAALTVAPIQSMIASSGYQAAFINFGIGQAVVICIMALFLLAPKAGQVPPPVVKANIVQTRRDYSPGTVLKQPIFWLMYFMFVIVGAGGLMVTANLKPIAADLHIDKVSVTLLGLTMTTVTFAATIDRILNGLTRPFFGWISDKIGRENTMFIAFGFEGLGIYLLYLYGHDPVLFVILTGLVFFAWGEIYSLFPSTCTDTFGSKFAATNAGLLYTAKGTAALLVPFASTLQHATGNWDAVFLIAAGANILASLLAITVLKPWRRRVVANAQHEPDLGRVAPAE; encoded by the coding sequence ATGGGAACGCTGACCGAATCCGCGCGCCCGCACGAGCGCGCAAGCGACGCCTATCGTTGGACGCAGCTCGCCGTCGGCGTGATCTGCATGGTGATGATCGCCAACCTGCAATATGGCTGGACGTTCTTCGTCACCGACATCGAACAGAAGTTCGGCTGGGATCGTGCGTCGATACAGTGGGCCTTCACGCTGTTCGTGCTGTTCGAGACCTGGCTGGTGCCGGTCGAGGGCTGGTTCGTCGACCAGTTCGGCCCGCGCGTGGTCGTGATCTTCGGCGGCGTTCTCTGCGGCGTCGGCTGGGTGGTGAACGGCATGGCCGAGTCGCTCAGCGCGCTCTATGCCGGCCAGATCATCGCCGGCATTGGCGCGGGCGCGGTCTACGGCACCTGCGTCGGCAACGCGCTGAAGTGGTTTCCGGACAAGCGCGGCCTGGCCGCCGGCATCACGGCGGCGGGCTTCGGCGCCGGCGCAGCGCTCACCGTCGCGCCCATCCAGTCGATGATCGCGAGTTCCGGCTATCAGGCGGCGTTCATCAATTTCGGCATCGGGCAGGCCGTGGTCATCTGCATCATGGCGCTGTTCCTGCTGGCGCCGAAGGCAGGCCAGGTTCCGCCGCCGGTCGTCAAGGCCAACATCGTCCAGACGCGCCGCGACTACAGCCCCGGCACGGTGCTCAAGCAGCCGATCTTCTGGCTGATGTATTTCATGTTCGTCATTGTCGGGGCCGGCGGCCTGATGGTGACCGCAAACCTCAAGCCGATCGCGGCGGACCTGCACATCGACAAGGTCAGCGTGACGCTGCTCGGCCTCACCATGACGACGGTGACGTTCGCGGCCACGATCGACCGCATCCTGAACGGACTGACGCGGCCCTTCTTCGGATGGATCTCCGACAAGATCGGCCGCGAGAACACGATGTTCATCGCGTTCGGCTTCGAGGGGCTCGGCATCTACCTGCTCTACCTCTACGGCCATGACCCGGTGCTGTTCGTGATCCTGACCGGTCTCGTGTTCTTCGCCTGGGGCGAGATCTACTCGCTGTTTCCCTCGACCTGCACGGACACGTTCGGGTCGAAGTTCGCGGCAACCAACGCCGGCCTGCTCTACACGGCCAAGGGCACGGCCGCTCTGCTGGTGCCGTTCGCGAGCACGCTGCAGCACGCGACGGGCAACTGGGACGCGGTCTTCCTGATCGCCGCCGGCGCCAACATCCTCGCCTCGTTGCTCGCCATCACCGTGCTCAAGCCCTGGCGGCGGCGCGTCGTGGCGAACGCCCAGCACGAGCCGGATCTCGGCCGGGTCGCGCCCGCCGAATAA
- a CDS encoding tripartite tricarboxylate transporter TctB family protein, with protein MTDITEPQPEERHEPALVSLRAADIVVACLFLVASAVVISDSVRLGFHWEPNVGPAPGYFPFYIAIVMAIASAFNLARAILNKSEDDEGLTTKTGVLRMSAIFLPAVLYVFATHYIGIYVASAIYIAAFMYFFGNFPIWKSLAVALGISIVSFVMFEIWFLVPLPKGPLEDAFGY; from the coding sequence ATGACCGACATCACCGAACCTCAGCCGGAGGAGCGCCACGAGCCGGCGCTTGTCAGCCTGCGGGCGGCCGACATCGTCGTCGCGTGCCTGTTCCTCGTCGCCTCGGCCGTGGTGATCTCGGACAGCGTCCGGCTCGGCTTCCACTGGGAGCCGAACGTGGGGCCGGCGCCGGGCTATTTCCCGTTTTACATCGCGATCGTCATGGCGATCGCGAGCGCCTTCAATCTCGCCCGCGCGATCCTCAACAAGAGCGAGGACGACGAGGGGCTGACGACGAAAACCGGCGTTCTGCGCATGTCGGCGATCTTCCTGCCCGCCGTGCTCTACGTGTTCGCGACCCACTACATCGGCATCTACGTCGCGTCGGCGATCTACATCGCCGCCTTCATGTACTTCTTCGGCAACTTCCCGATCTGGAAATCGCTGGCGGTCGCGCTGGGCATTTCGATCGTGAGCTTTGTGATGTTCGAGATCTGGTTCCTCGTTCCGCTGCCCAAGGGCCCGCTCGAGGACGCTTTCGGATACTGA
- a CDS encoding tripartite tricarboxylate transporter substrate-binding protein has product MLAAFAPGAAQAWEPTKAVTFIIPAGTGGGADQMARFIQGVIQKNNLLSKPVVVVNKGGGAGAEGFIEMKSSARDPHKIIITLSNLFTTPLGTGAPFSWKDMKPVSMLALDQFILWTNAEKNYADAKAYIDAVKAAPDRQFKMGGTGAKQEDQIITAAIEKQTDGKKFTYVPYDGGGKVAVQLVGGHVDSSVNNPIEAVAQWRGKQLKPLCIFDAKRSTYTDKVTDDMAWSDIPTCHEAGLDVEYQMLRGIFTTAGATDEQVQFYVDLFAKVRETEDWKEFMKKGAFNQTSMSGAEFEKWLETTEAKHRELMQGAGFLAATQ; this is encoded by the coding sequence ATGCTCGCCGCCTTCGCGCCCGGCGCGGCGCAGGCCTGGGAGCCGACGAAGGCCGTGACCTTCATCATCCCGGCCGGCACCGGCGGCGGCGCCGACCAGATGGCGCGCTTCATCCAGGGCGTGATCCAGAAGAACAACCTGCTGTCGAAGCCCGTCGTGGTCGTCAACAAGGGCGGCGGCGCGGGCGCCGAAGGCTTCATCGAGATGAAGAGTTCGGCGCGCGATCCGCACAAGATCATCATCACGCTGTCGAACCTGTTCACGACCCCGCTCGGCACCGGCGCGCCGTTCTCCTGGAAGGACATGAAGCCGGTCTCGATGCTGGCGCTCGACCAGTTCATCCTGTGGACCAACGCCGAGAAAAACTACGCCGACGCCAAGGCCTATATCGACGCCGTGAAGGCCGCGCCCGACCGCCAGTTCAAGATGGGCGGCACCGGCGCCAAGCAGGAAGACCAGATCATCACCGCCGCGATCGAGAAGCAGACTGACGGCAAGAAGTTCACCTACGTGCCTTACGACGGCGGCGGCAAGGTCGCGGTTCAGCTCGTCGGCGGTCATGTCGATTCGAGCGTGAACAACCCGATCGAGGCGGTCGCGCAGTGGCGCGGCAAGCAGCTGAAGCCGCTCTGCATCTTCGACGCCAAGCGCTCGACCTACACCGACAAGGTGACGGACGACATGGCCTGGAGCGACATTCCGACCTGCCACGAGGCCGGTCTCGACGTCGAGTACCAGATGCTGCGCGGCATCTTCACCACCGCCGGCGCGACCGACGAGCAGGTCCAGTTCTACGTCGACCTGTTCGCCAAGGTGCGCGAGACCGAGGACTGGAAGGAGTTCATGAAGAAGGGCGCCTTCAACCAGACCTCGATGTCCGGCGCCGAATTCGAAAAGTGGCTCGAGACGACCGAGGCCAAGCACCGCGAATTGATGCAGGGCGCCGGCTTCCTCGCGGCGACGCAGTGA
- a CDS encoding tripartite tricarboxylate transporter permease, translated as MEEIGSLMGGFAVAISPYNILLMVIGIVLGVVIGVLPGLGGANGVAILLPLTFGMDPTSAIIMLTSIYWGALFGGAITAILFNIPGEPWSVATTFDGHPMAQKGKADEALVGAFTSSFVGAIFAVVLITFLAPVIAKFALKFGPAEFFAVSFLTFASFLGMGRGSPAKTLASMCLGFALAAVGLDTVSGTPRMTFGQDELINGFKFLVAVIGLFGIGEILSSMEEGLAFRGAAAKLRMDAVIRTWRQLPKLTFTFIRSCIVGCWMGITPGGATPASFMGYGLAKRFSKNGKNFGKGELEGVVAPETAAHAAGTAAMLPMLTLGIPGSPTAAVLLGGLLIWGLQPGPLLFVEQKEFVWGLIASMYMGNVVGLVIVLTCVPLFAAILRVPFSIVAPAIVVVCAIGAYTVNNSMFDVWMMLVFGVLGYLFTKLGYPLPPLVLALVLGDQAESSFRQAMLTSQGDVTVFWHNWLSGGIMTLGVALALWPLVSMLLAKREKGQVAA; from the coding sequence GTGGAGGAAATCGGCTCCCTCATGGGCGGCTTCGCCGTCGCCATATCGCCGTACAACATCCTGCTGATGGTGATCGGCATCGTGTTGGGCGTCGTGATCGGCGTGCTTCCGGGCCTCGGCGGCGCGAACGGCGTGGCGATCCTGCTGCCGCTCACCTTCGGCATGGACCCGACCTCCGCCATCATCATGCTCACCTCGATCTACTGGGGGGCGCTGTTCGGCGGGGCGATCACGGCGATCCTGTTCAATATTCCGGGCGAGCCATGGTCGGTGGCGACAACCTTCGACGGCCATCCGATGGCGCAGAAGGGCAAGGCCGACGAGGCGCTGGTCGGCGCCTTCACATCGTCCTTCGTCGGCGCGATCTTCGCCGTCGTCCTCATCACCTTCCTCGCGCCGGTGATCGCCAAGTTCGCGCTGAAGTTCGGCCCGGCCGAGTTCTTCGCGGTCTCCTTCCTGACCTTTGCGAGCTTCCTCGGCATGGGCCGCGGCTCGCCGGCCAAGACGCTCGCGTCAATGTGCCTTGGCTTCGCGCTCGCGGCCGTCGGCCTTGATACCGTCTCCGGCACGCCGCGCATGACCTTCGGCCAGGACGAACTCATCAACGGCTTCAAGTTCCTGGTCGCGGTCATCGGCCTGTTCGGCATCGGCGAGATCCTCAGCTCGATGGAGGAGGGGCTCGCTTTCCGGGGCGCGGCCGCAAAACTCCGCATGGATGCGGTCATCCGCACCTGGCGGCAGCTGCCGAAACTGACCTTCACCTTCATCCGCAGCTGCATCGTCGGCTGCTGGATGGGCATTACGCCCGGCGGCGCGACGCCCGCCTCCTTCATGGGCTACGGCCTCGCCAAGCGGTTCTCGAAGAACGGCAAGAACTTCGGCAAGGGCGAACTCGAGGGCGTGGTCGCGCCCGAGACCGCGGCGCACGCCGCCGGCACCGCGGCCATGCTGCCAATGCTGACGCTTGGCATCCCGGGCTCGCCGACCGCGGCCGTGCTGCTCGGCGGCCTGCTGATCTGGGGCCTTCAGCCCGGACCGCTGCTGTTCGTCGAGCAGAAGGAGTTCGTCTGGGGCCTGATCGCGAGCATGTACATGGGCAACGTGGTCGGCCTCGTCATCGTGCTGACCTGCGTGCCGCTGTTCGCCGCGATCTTGCGCGTGCCGTTCTCGATTGTCGCGCCCGCCATCGTCGTGGTCTGCGCGATCGGCGCCTACACGGTGAACAACTCAATGTTCGACGTGTGGATGATGCTGGTGTTCGGCGTGCTCGGCTACCTGTTCACAAAGCTCGGCTATCCGCTGCCGCCGCTGGTGCTTGCGCTGGTGCTCGGCGACCAGGCTGAAAGTTCGTTCCGGCAGGCGATGCTGACCTCGCAGGGCGACGTCACGGTGTTCTGGCACAACTGGCTGTCAGGCGGGATCATGACGCTCGGCGTCGCGCTCGCGCTCTGGCCGCTGGTCTCGATGCTGCTCGCGAAACGAGAAAAGGGCCAGGTGGCCGCGTGA
- a CDS encoding GntR family transcriptional regulator produces MAVAELDISPIEDAPSLKWRAYEALKSAIAQIDIYDDEAQLRLDERALSLRFGVSRTPLREALAQLELEGIIRIVPRRGIYIARKTKVEVLEMITVWAAIESMAARLAAEAATRAQIAELHSLVDEFHEDDVDSHMYEYSDANIRFHQAIIAASGCGMIADISNTLFVHVRAIRRRTIYERDRARRSIVDHKDIVEAIEARNGERAERLVREHTLKLRDHVEEFVKLD; encoded by the coding sequence ATGGCCGTCGCCGAACTGGACATCAGCCCGATCGAAGACGCGCCGAGTCTGAAGTGGCGCGCCTACGAGGCCTTGAAGAGCGCGATCGCGCAGATCGACATCTATGACGACGAGGCGCAGCTGAGGCTGGACGAGCGGGCCCTGTCGCTTCGGTTCGGGGTCAGCCGCACGCCGCTGCGCGAAGCGCTCGCTCAGCTCGAGCTCGAGGGCATCATCCGGATCGTGCCGCGGCGCGGCATTTACATCGCCCGCAAGACGAAGGTTGAAGTGCTGGAGATGATCACGGTGTGGGCCGCGATTGAAAGCATGGCCGCCCGGCTCGCCGCGGAAGCCGCGACCCGCGCGCAGATCGCGGAACTCCACTCGCTTGTCGACGAGTTCCACGAGGACGACGTCGATTCGCACATGTACGAATATTCCGACGCCAACATCCGCTTTCATCAGGCGATCATCGCGGCTTCGGGCTGCGGAATGATCGCGGACATCTCGAACACCCTGTTCGTCCATGTGCGGGCGATCCGCCGTCGCACGATCTACGAGCGCGACCGGGCGAGACGCTCGATCGTCGACCACAAGGACATCGTCGAGGCCATCGAGGCCCGCAACGGCGAACGCGCCGAGCGGCTGGTGCGCGAGCACACCCTGAAGCTTCGCGACCACGTCGAAGAATTCGTCAAGCTCGACTGA
- the oxc gene encoding oxalyl-CoA decarboxylase, which translates to MNVAVRPESTTDAESHKELTDGFNLVIDALKLNGIETIYGVPGIPITDLGRMAQAEGIRVISFRHEQHAGNAAAIAGFLTKKPGICLTVSAPGFLNGLTALANATTNCFPMILISGSSEREIVDLQQGDYEEMDQLAIAKPLCKAAFRVLHAADIGIGVARAIRAALSGRPGGVYLDLPAKLLGQTIPADVGERSLVKVIDPAPAQIPAPDAVKRALETLKSAKRPLIVLGKGAAYAQADDDIRQLVEKSGIPFVPMSMAKGLLPDTHPLAAGAARSTVLKDSDVVLLIGARLNWLLSHGKGKAWGAPGSKRFIQIDIEPREMDSNVEIAAPLVGDIGSCVKALLTGINADCPPPPAEWINAINEKKNANIAKMAAKLGKNSSPMDFHTALGQLRTIIEQRPDAILVNEGANTLDLARGIINMYQPRKRLDVGTWGVMGIGMGFAVAAAIETGKPVLAVEGDSAFGFSGMEVETICRYNLPVCIVVFNNNGIYRGTDVDPTGRDPGTTVFVADSRYDKMMDAFGGVGVHVTTPDELGRAVNEAMDSGRPTLINAVIDPAAGSESGNIGSLNPQSVVKKKKPA; encoded by the coding sequence ATGAACGTCGCTGTCAGGCCCGAATCCACGACCGACGCGGAATCCCACAAGGAACTCACGGACGGCTTCAACCTCGTCATCGATGCCCTGAAGCTCAACGGGATCGAGACGATCTACGGCGTGCCGGGCATCCCGATCACCGATCTCGGCCGCATGGCGCAGGCCGAGGGGATCCGGGTGATCTCGTTCCGTCACGAGCAGCACGCCGGCAACGCCGCCGCGATCGCGGGCTTCCTGACCAAGAAGCCCGGCATCTGCCTCACGGTCTCCGCGCCCGGCTTCCTGAACGGTCTGACCGCTCTCGCCAACGCCACCACCAACTGCTTCCCGATGATCCTGATCTCGGGCTCGTCCGAGCGTGAGATCGTCGACCTGCAGCAGGGCGACTACGAGGAGATGGACCAGCTCGCGATCGCCAAGCCCCTTTGCAAGGCGGCGTTCCGCGTGCTGCACGCCGCCGACATCGGCATCGGCGTCGCCCGCGCGATCCGCGCCGCGCTCTCGGGCCGTCCCGGCGGCGTCTATCTCGACCTGCCCGCGAAGCTGCTCGGCCAGACGATCCCGGCCGATGTCGGCGAGCGCTCGCTCGTCAAGGTCATTGACCCCGCCCCGGCCCAGATCCCCGCGCCCGACGCGGTCAAGCGCGCGCTGGAGACGCTGAAGAGCGCCAAGCGCCCGCTGATCGTGCTCGGCAAGGGCGCGGCCTATGCGCAGGCCGACGACGACATCCGCCAGCTCGTCGAAAAGAGCGGCATTCCCTTCGTGCCGATGAGCATGGCCAAGGGCCTGCTTCCCGACACCCACCCGCTCGCGGCGGGCGCCGCGCGCTCGACGGTGCTGAAGGACAGCGACGTCGTGCTGCTGATCGGCGCGCGGCTCAACTGGCTGCTCAGCCACGGCAAGGGCAAGGCGTGGGGCGCGCCGGGCTCCAAGCGCTTCATCCAGATCGACATCGAGCCGCGCGAGATGGACTCCAACGTCGAGATCGCCGCGCCGCTCGTCGGCGACATCGGCTCCTGCGTGAAGGCGCTGCTGACCGGCATCAACGCGGACTGCCCTCCCCCGCCGGCCGAGTGGATCAACGCGATCAACGAGAAGAAGAACGCCAACATCGCCAAGATGGCGGCGAAGCTCGGCAAAAACTCCTCGCCGATGGATTTCCACACCGCGCTCGGCCAGCTCCGCACCATCATCGAGCAGCGGCCCGACGCAATCCTCGTCAACGAGGGCGCCAACACGCTCGACCTCGCGCGCGGCATCATCAACATGTACCAGCCGAGGAAACGCCTCGACGTGGGCACCTGGGGCGTGATGGGCATCGGCATGGGCTTCGCGGTCGCGGCCGCGATCGAGACCGGCAAGCCGGTGCTGGCCGTCGAGGGCGACTCGGCCTTCGGCTTCTCCGGCATGGAGGTCGAGACGATCTGCCGGTACAATCTCCCGGTCTGCATCGTCGTGTTCAACAACAACGGCATCTATCGCGGCACCGACGTCGACCCGACCGGCCGCGATCCCGGCACCACGGTGTTTGTGGCCGACAGCCGCTACGACAAGATGATGGACGCCTTCGGCGGCGTCGGCGTCCATGTCACGACCCCCGACGAGCTCGGCCGCGCGGTGAACGAGGCGATGGATTCCGGCCGGCCGACGCTGATCAACGCCGTGATCGATCCCGCGGCGGGCTCCGAAAGCGGCAATATCGGGAGCCTCAATCCGCAGAGCGTCGTGAAGAAAAAGAAGCCCGCCTGA